The proteins below are encoded in one region of Cyclopterus lumpus isolate fCycLum1 chromosome 8, fCycLum1.pri, whole genome shotgun sequence:
- the LOC117735689 gene encoding peripheral myelin protein 22-like: MLLFLLGVLVLHLIILVLLIVSTAASAWSVGGDSTTDLWYSCMTTNGGYHCKPASNEDWIQAVQALMILSLLFCFFSLIAFVFQLFKLVKGGRFFFTAVFQILASVFVMCAAIIYTVMSPDDGSGVQFGYAYVLAWVAFPLCLISGLIYIVLRKKE, encoded by the exons ATGCTGCTCTTCCTGCTCGGAGTGCTTGTTTTGCACTTAATCATTCTCGTTCTTCTCATTGTGTCGACGGCAGCCAGC GCCTGGTCTGTAGGTGGGGATAGTACCACAGATCTATGGTACAGTTGCATGACAACTAATGGAGGCTACCACTGCAAGCCCGCCAGCAATGAAG ACTGGATCCAGGCGGTGCAGGCCCTCATGATCCTGTCCCTgctcttctgcttcttctcccTCATTGCATTCGTGTTTCAGCTCTTCAAACTGGTCAAGGGCGGACGCTTCTTCTTCACGGCCGTCTTCCAGATCTTGGCAA gtgtgtttgtgatgtGCGCGGCCATCATCTACACCGTGATGAGTCCGGATGACGGATCCGGCGTTCAATTCGGCTACGCTTACGTGCTGGCCTGGGTGGCGTTCCCTCTGTGTCTCATCAGCGGGCTCATTTATATCGTCCTGAGGAAGAAAGAatga